The following proteins are co-located in the Saccharomycodes ludwigii strain NBRC 1722 chromosome V, whole genome shotgun sequence genome:
- a CDS encoding uncharacterized protein (similar to Saccharomyces cerevisiae YMR110C | HFD1 | Homolog of Fatty aldehyde Dehydrogenase) yields MSFYTPLDSISRYIETCNKYHNEHQKRLNLNNENEELQYRLTLLKKLYFAVKDNMEEIILCLYQDFHKSRQEVVSGEIISLLSNILDLIKNLPQWIKNRKVHSDLPLFHNSQVEIQRIPYGTCCIIGPSNFPVLLLLDPLACALAGGNSVILKPSELTPKTTVTITNIIEKTFQDYDGLVKVINGGPLETMEIFNGPLVNKVFYTGSPAVGKIIMKMASEQLIPVTLELGGKSPVFITPSVNLEKLEDIVRRIYFSSFGNAGQICMAADYILCHKDVYIKFIACCKKIYNEMFLNITYKTEYTHMISERAYDKIIKILKRTNAKEIYHLGESNQVELFIPPTLLIDVNWEDSSMEMENFGPILPILQYENLDDCLDNIISKPGRSHPLAEYIFSQDKLEIQYIQNRLKSGGCCINDTLLHVLLDCAPFSGIGSSGFGSYHSEWSYNCFTHERTVLNRPFDADPDNSRFRCPPYSKEKSDFLEHNVLPKEWFSREE; encoded by the coding sequence atgtcCTTTTATACACCTTTGGATTCAATTAGCCGTTACATTGAAACATGCAACAAATATCACAATGAACatcaaaaaagattaaatctcaataatgaaaatgaagaattaCAATATAGATTAACTTTGTTGaaaaagttatattttGCTGTTAAGGACAATATGGAAGAAATCATTCTATGTTTATATCAAGACTTTCATAAAAGTCGCCAAGAAGTTGTTAGTGGGgaaattatttctttattgaGTAATATCTTAGAtttaatcaaaaatttaCCCCAGTGgataaaaaatagaaaagtTCATTCTGATTTGCCGTTATTTCATAACAGTCAAGTGGAAATTCAACGTATACCATATGGTACTTGCTGTATTATTGGTCCGTCAAACTTTCCAGTTTTATTGCTGTTGGATCCATTAGCTTGTGCACTTGCCGGTGGCAATAGTGTGATTTTAAAACCCTCTGAATTGACACCAAAAACTACGGTGACCataacaaatattattgaaaaaaccTTTCAAGATTATGACGGTTTGGTTAAAGTGATTAATGGCGGGCCATTAGAAACCATGGAAATATTTAACGGACCGTTGGTaaacaaagttttttatACGGGTTCTCCAGCGGTTGGAAAAATCATCATGAAAATGGCTAGTGAACAGTTAATTCCAGTCACTTTAGAACTAGGTGGTAAATCGCCAGTTTTTATTACCCCTAGTGTTAACttggaaaaattagaagatATAGTTAgaagaatatattttagTTCGTTTGGCAATGCAGGTCAAATATGTATGGCTGCTGATTATATACTTTGTCACAAAGATGTTTATATCAAATTTATTGCGTGTTGcaagaaaatatacaatGAAATGTTTCTTAACATTACCTACAAGACAGAGTATACACACATGATAAGTGAAAGAGCATAtgataaaattatcaaaattcTTAAACGTACTAATGCAAAGGAAATATACCACTTAGGTGAATCAAACCAAGTTGAGTTATTTATTCCACCTACACTATTAATAGATGTCAATTGGGAAGATAGTAGTATGgaaatggaaaattttGGTCCCATCTTACCTATTCTACAGTATGAGAATTTGGATGATTGTCTAGACAATATTATCTCTAAACCTGGGAGAAGTCATCCTTTGGCAGAATACATATTTTCACAAGATAAATTGGAAATCCAGTATATTCAAAATAGATTGAAAAGCGGCGGCTGCTGTATAAACGACACATTGTTACATGTATTATTAGATTGTGCTCCATTCAGTGGCATAGGTTCCAGCGGGTTTGGATCTTATCATAGCGAATGGTCTTATAATTGCTTTACCCATGAAAGGACTGTTTTAAATAGACCATTTGACGCAGATCCAGACAATAGTCGTTTTAGATGTCCACCTTATTCTAAAGAAAAGAGTGATTTTTTGGAACATAATGTATTGCCAAAGGAATGGTTCAGCAGAGAGGAGTAA
- a CDS encoding uncharacterized protein (similar to Saccharomyces cerevisiae YGR210C | putative protein of unknown function), with amino-acid sequence MPRDPLIGIVGKPSSGKSTTLNSLTDASAAVGAFPFTTIDPNKATSYLQVDCACGRKTSKDILQKNGVNVSEVTCKPNYGWCENGKRHIPIMLLDVAGLVPGAHMGRGLGNKFLDDLRHADALIHVVDVSGTTDAEGKNTRGYDPIKDIDWLQDEIRLWIEGNLKKRWGSIVRRHTATKSSIVDTLQQQFGGYGSHAPMIQAALARIDGLPPLEEWDSDWITKVVKSFMLEKFPTVLSLNKIDHPDADKNVSKIILKYPETKTILTSAITEVFLRKLKKQGFIKYEEGTEFVDTYEDDPSLKPLDDKLLNRIENIRDLVLYRFGSTGVMQVLQAAALDTLNLVPIYTVKNINTFSNENKTQYIFRDCFLVKRGTPVGKVARYIMGEVTIAAIETTGGIRVSADDTVDVGKNDILSFKLAPKSI; translated from the coding sequence ATGCCTAGAGATCCCTTGATTGGTATTGTTGGAAAGCCTAGCAGTGGTAAATCTACCACTTTAAACTCTTTAACCGATGCTTCAGCTGCGGTCGGTGCATTCCCATTTACAACAATTGATCCTAATAAAGCTACTTCCTATTTACAAGTTGATTGTGCTTGTGGGAGAAAAACATCCaaagatattttacaaaaaaatggagTAAATGTTTCAGAAGTTACCTGCAAACCTAATTACGGTTGGTGTGAAAATGGGAAGAGACATATTCCTATTATGTTACTAGATGTTGCTGGGCTAGTTCCGGGCGCCCATATGGGGAGAGGTTTGggtaataaatttttggatGACTTGCGTCATGCTGATGCATTAATTCATGTTGTTGATGTGAGTGGTACCACTGATGCAGAAGGGAAAAATACTAGGGGATACGATCCAATTAAAGATATTGACTGGCTACAAGATGAAATTAGGCTGTGGATCGAAggaaatttgaaaaaaagatgggGTAGTATTGTGAGGAGACATACAGCAACGAAAAGTAGCATAGTCGACAcattacaacaacaatttgGTGGGTATGGTTCTCATGCGCCAATGATCCAGGCAGCATTGGCAAGAATAGATGGCCTACCACCTCTAGAAGAATGGGATAGTGACTGGATTACCAAAGTGGTTAAATCATTTATGTTGGAAAAATTTCCCACAGTTTTgtctttaaataaaattgatcaTCCAGATGCAGACAAAAATGTTTCAAAAATCATATTGAAATACCCTGAAACAAAGACTATTCTAACAAGTGCAATCACTGAAGTATTTCTAagaaagttgaaaaaacaaGGATTCATCAAGTATGAAGAAGGTACGGAGTTTGTTGATACATATGAGGATGATCCGTCTTTGAAGCCGCTAGATGATAAGCTACTAAACcgtattgaaaatataagaGATTTGGTGTTGTACAGATTTGGTTCAACAGGGGTCATGCAAGTTTTGCAAGCGGCTGCTTTGGATACTTTAAATTTGGTTCCTATTTACACGGTGAAAAATATCAACACATTTTCCAATGAAAACAAGAcacaatatatttttagagATTGCTTTTTAGTGAAAAGAGGTACTCCTGTGGGTAAAGTGGCTAGATATATAATGGGGGAGGTCACAATAGCAGCAATTGAAACAACTGGTGGAATACGTGTTAGTGCAGATGACACTGTAGATGTTggtaaaaatgatataCTTTCATTTAAATTGGCTCCAAAAtctatataa
- the VAC17 gene encoding Vac17p (similar to Saccharomyces cerevisiae YCL063W | VAC17 | VACuole related), producing the protein MNENFNNLSENLLCQSKEAISNLGRCLEAFQCQYTKTKEEEECLIKYENFLSNLTSLQVRSEHLKQRLLDGGTNKNYFAQDLSKLLNEFQSISNQLSQISVLSENQNKKPSIDQNYNTSSDSEDSQSDDNNINEKEKNKKVGTETKGPSNESSPASILSFKPKPLKLKERQDELCVNANDITVTKRTINTNSITNANTLNNKNVAGSIRQASLNSPTKKRHSRRRNSNDEVTLPSFFNRRNRISLALVTDEDDYNTDDETIILNNHPDDTDIPFEPLRKYNSHESLLSVKHVPLKRVSGFLLPQKNLKSTTAQTVTSRNIYGGGITTTRDKQFSSTKQYLSELVQERKVPQHSTAKLGFWGQLKKYAAPSIPTAPSTPIVISNNVITKQSHVNFDVLEDALNSTLF; encoded by the coding sequence ATgaatgaaaattttaacaatCTATCAGAAAATCTTCTTTGTCAATCTAAGGAAGCCATATCTAACTTGGGACGATGTTTAGAGGCATTTCAATGTCAATACACAAAGactaaagaagaagaggagtGTCTAATAAAATacgaaaattttttatcaaatttaaCCTCACTGCAGGTAAGGTCTGAACACTTAAAACAAAGATTATTAGATGGTGGTActaacaaaaattattttgcGCAAGACCTTTCAAAACTACTAAATGAATTTCAAAGTATATCAAACCAATTGTCTCAAATTAGTGTTTTATCTGAaaatcaaaacaaaaagccCTCTATAGatcaaaattataatacaTCTTCGGATTCAGAAGACTCACAATCTGATGATAACAATATCaatgaaaaagagaaaaataagaaagtTGGAACAGAAACAAAGGGCCCATCTAATGAGAGTTCACCAGCTTCTATTCTTTCCTTTAAACCTAAACctctaaaattaaaagaaagacAGGATGAGCTTTGTGTTAATGCAAATGATATTACCGTGACTAAAAGAACAATAAACACAAATTCTATCACTAATGCCAATACactcaataataaaaatgttgcTGGCAGCATCAGACAGGCATCCTTAAACTCACCtactaaaaaaagacattCTAGACGTAGAAATTCGAACGATGAAGTTACATTGCcgtcattttttaatagaagGAATAGAATTTCTTTAGCTTTAGTTACTGATGAAGATGACTATAATACAGATGAtgaaacaataatattgaataaCCATCCAGATGATACTGATATACCTTTTGAGCCCTTGCGTAAATACAATTCCCATGAAAGTCTTTTATCTGTTAAGCACGTTCCCCTCAAACGTGTTTCTGGCTTTTTACTTcctcaaaaaaatttaaaatctaCGACAGCCCAAACAGTTACTTCAAGGAATATATATGGTGGTGGTATTACAACTACTAGGGATAAGCAATTTTCATCTACCAAGCAATACCTATCCGAATTAGttcaagaaagaaaagttcCACAACATTCTACAGCGAAGTTAGGATTTTGGGgccaattaaaaaagtacGCAGCACCATCAATACCTACAGCTCCCTCTACACCAATTGTTATCTCAAATAACGTAATAACGAAACAATCACACGTTAATTTCGACGTCTTAGAAGATGCTTTAAATTCGACGCTATTTTGA
- the MRC1 gene encoding chromatin-modulating protein MRC1 (similar to Saccharomyces cerevisiae YCL061C | MRC1 | Mediator of the Replication Checkpoint) — protein sequence MELFDTLFNIATKKRTIYEKNVDFNDPSSQEYDTQLVPEQSPDEYKTGGDDVYENTNLKTLDFITKVKNRLEGKNVISEKPHKSLETLEADISSHSPLTPNNETINTKVFEGDDLEIENMLLTQKVTKNVSQTQVINTKERQIYKAQQYEYNNYEDRQDIQLFNKYSQPHDNTQQGKLKKELPSQTQLIKKETSNMDTQVIETQNVSNSPEYSLETQPIVDDITTISINNSCTQILGNTASSSKVLPSKTVEAPTLKLYEVQQRITLEEENNEKAVKEARVIDNSKRSIERKKQRFTKQQLLNAFNNSDEDSENDEPKPKLTTIVKNIPNNAGFSSSDDDEFKIELKKTSNDNEYSKPSKILQRYTQTLKTKKVIELDSDDEKSHPSNNLAINPADDIDKEETVLKSASSKAALLGIRAKKSKKKNGKKGKKQLLIKTGHTGSLQDLLQELRQVNRNQILKNKKELIEKQGLTMEELEKEHKEVENLLEQEIQRNLRIRAKEKEREKASKKQIEQQKLVGEESGIIDEVPESDDNVYDPYSNEEGGSEEASVSDDSEHEQHTLEVEEDHLDVVYGKKEDSDYKIDLNEGKEEVGKGEDDVDNEEEKIVLSKKTRKFNFIEEPNKSAPLLLTSKIGDISDNDLLSSEDTDEEDEAAYKEKMALAIRKNRNKEKKKEKLHKEMKKKGIYELYDMEAEESEDEWHGLGGADGEESDEYDPELEKMVDDYTKQNFNPDEIRKLIASEEKAHDEKMVNKILHDIKNGGFRKRGRGALDIELSDDEDDELKKYRLKKRELLRKRMLENKENRELAQNNKRTAFFNSILNDDLEEENKLFAGEEEEEEEEGEEGRRGKEKDSQTVNESEGTNKVVLTKDFVSKTLSFLTSKTDDLQDEFELSRIQHDSSYEIPDLHKLKQNSSIKSFDSKQIRSSIKEHDDDLITSFGSSFVPSAVESFISKSDINSKFKNGSKSVKISKSYRAVGSSKASITYFGKKRQLKAPSRTEKEKHFLIGNRQFSSRLIRKTENTFE from the coding sequence ATGGAACTCTTTGATACACTTTTTAACATAGCCACTAAAAAGCGAACTATTTATGAGAAAAATGTGGATTTTAACGACCCATCATCCCAAGAATATGATACACAGTTAGTTCCAGAACAATCTCCCGATGAATACAAGACCGGAGGGGATGATGTTTACGAGAATactaatttaaaaacattagaCTTTATTACTAAGGTGAAAAATAGATTGGAAGgtaaaaatgttatatCTGAAAAACCACATAAATCTCTCGAAACTTTAGAAGCTGATATTTCTTCTCATTCACCACTTACTCCAAATAATGAAACTATCAACACAAAGGTTTTTGAAGGTGATGATTTGGAAATCGAAAATATGCTATTGACTCAAAAGGTTACAAAAAACGTTTCTCAGACCCAAGTGATCAATACCAAAGAAAGACAAATTTATAAAGCACAGCAGTACGAGTATAATAACTATGAGGATAGACAAGATattcaattatttaataaatattctCAGCCCCACGATAATACGCAACAAggaaaacttaaaaaagaaCTTCCATCTCAAACCCAgcttattaaaaaagagacAAGCAATATGGACACACAGGTAATTGAAACACAGAATGTTTCCAATTCACCAGAATACTCACTTGAAACACAACCCATTGTTGATGACATTACCACCATATCCATAAATAACAGTTGTACACAAATACTTGGAAATACTGCTTCATCTTCAAAAGTATTGCCATCTAAGACTGTCGAAGCACCCACATTGAAATTGTATGAAGTCCAACAGCGAATTACTCTTGAAGAGGAAAACAATGAGAAGGCTGTTAAAGAGGCACGAGTTATTGATAACTCTAAAAGATCAAttgaaaggaaaaaacaGAGATTTACCAAACAACAATTGCTCAATGCGTTCAATAATAGCGATGAAGATTCCGAGAATGATGAACCCAAACcaaaattaacaacaatCGTGAAAAATATACCGAACAATGCGGGATTTTCATCCtcagatgatgatgaatttaaaatagaacttaaaaaaacaagcaaTGACAATGAATATTCGAAACCCTCAAAGATATTACAACGCTATACACAAACCttaaaaaccaaaaaagttattgagTTAGATTCGGATGATGAAAAAAGCCATCCAAGTAACAACTTAGCTATAAATCCTGCAGATGATATAGATAAGGAGGAAACAGTTCTTAAATCAGCTAGTTCTAAAGCAGCATTGTTAGGAATTAGAGCgaaaaaatccaaaaaaaaaaatggcaaaaaaggaaaaaaacaattattgaTTAAAACTGGCCACACAGGTAGTTTGCAGGATTTGCTTCAAGAATTAAGACAAGTTAATAGGaatcaaattttaaaaaacaaaaaggaaTTGATTGAAAAACAAGGGTTAACCATGGAAGAGTTGGAAAAAGAACATAAAGAAGTGGAAAATTTATTAGAACAAGAAATTCAAAGAAATTTGCGTATCAGAGCCAAAGAAAAGGAGAGAGAAAAAGCATCGAAGAAACAAATCGAACAACAAAAACTGGTTGGGGAGGAGAGTGGTATTATCGACGAGGTTCCAGAAAGTGATGATAATGTTTATGATCCTTACTCCAACGAAGAAGGGGGTTCTGAAGAAGCTTCTGTCAGCGATGACAGCGAACATGAGCAACATACATTGGAAGTGGAAGAGGATCACTTGGATGTTGTATATggtaaaaaagaagattcTGATTACAAAATTGATCTAAACGAAGGAAAGGAAGAGGTGGGGAAAGGTGAAGATGATGTTgataatgaagaagaaaaaatagttttatcaaaaaaaactagaaaatttaattttattgagGAACCTAACAAGTCTGCTCCGTTACTACTAACTTCGAAAATTGGGGATATTTCCGATAATGATTTACTTAGTTCCGAAGATactgatgaagaagatgaagctgcctataaagaaaaaatggcTCTAGCGATACGAAAAAATAGgaacaaagaaaagaaaaaggaaaaattacataaggaaatgaagaaaaaaggtatTTATGAATTGTATGATATGGAAGCTGAAGAATCTGAGGATGAGTGGCATGGACTTGGTGGAGCAGACGGCGAAGAAAGTGATGAATACGATCCTGAATTAGAAAAGATGGTTGATGATTACACAAAACAGAATTTTAACCCAGACGAGATTAGAAAGTTAATAGCCTCTGAGGAGAAGGCCCATGACGAAAAGATGGTcaacaaaattttacaTGACATAAAAAATGGTGGTTTCAGAAAAAGAGGTAGGGGTGCATTGGACATAGAATTaagtgatgatgaagacgatgaattaaagaaatacaggttgaaaaaaagggaaCTTTTGCGGAAAAGAAtgttagaaaataaagaaaatagagAGCTAgctcaaaataataaaagaactGCATTTTTCAACAGTATTTTAAACGATGACTTAGAAGAAGAGAATAAACTTTTTGCTggtgaagaagaagaagaagaagaagaaggagaagaagGAAGACgaggaaaggaaaaagacTCACAAACAGTTAATGAAAGCGAGGGAACAAATAAAGTGGTACTTACCAAAGATTTTGTCAGCAAaacattatcatttttgaCAAGTAAAACAGATGATTTACAAGATGAATTTGAATTATCTAGGATTCAACATGATTCTTCCTATGAAATCCCAGATTTACATAAATTGAAGCAAAATAGTTctattaaaagttttgatTCAAAACAAATCAGATCTTCCATTAAGGAACATGATGACGATCTTATCACAAGTTTCGGTTCCAGTTTTGTGCCTTCTGCAGTAGaatcttttatttcaaaatcagATATTAActcaaaatttaaaaatggcaGTAAGTCTGTAAAGATATCTAAATCATATAGGGCGGTGGGTAGTTCTAAAGCATCAATCACATATTTTGGTAAGAAGCGTCAATTGAAAGCTCCATCTAGAactgaaaaggaaaaacacTTTCTGATAGGGAATAGACAATTTTCTTCAAGATTAATTagaaaaacagaaaatacGTTTGAATAA
- the KRR1 gene encoding ribosome biosynthesis protein KRR1 (similar to Saccharomyces cerevisiae YCL059C | KRR1 | contains KRR-R motif), whose product MPSTHNKEKPWDTPDIDKWQIDEFKPEDNKSGKPFAEESTFMTLFPKYRETYLKSIWSDVTKNLNAHHINCTLDLVEGSMTVKTTRKTFDPAIILKARDLIKLLARSVPFPQAVKILQDDVACDIIKIGNFVSNKERFVKRRQRLVGPNGNTLKALELLTKCYILVQGNTVSCMGPFKGLKEVRRVVEDCMKNIHPIYYIKELMIKRELAKNPELANEDWSRFLPNFKKRNVARKKPKKIRHKDETKVYTPFPPAQLPRKIDLEIESGEYFLSKKEKEMNKLAERRAEQQEKQKEKEIVKAKDFVAPEEEKYVNKLLDDDSTTSKKKSHSKDKDSKSNKRKKSEDNEGEKINKKKSKTSIA is encoded by the coding sequence atgccTTCTACTCacaataaagaaaaacctTGGGATACTCCAGATATTGATAAATGGCAAATCGATGAATTTAAACCAGAAGATAACAAAAGTGGGAAACCATTTGCTGAAGAAAGCACTTTTATGACTTTATTCCCTAAATACAGAGAAACATATTTGAAATCCATATGGAGCGATGTcactaaaaatttaaatgcCCATCATATTAACTGTACTTTGGATTTAGTTGAAGGTTCCATGACTGTGAAAACCACTAGAAAAACATTTGATCCAGCTATTATCTTAAAGGCTAGGGATTTAATCAAGTTGTTAGCTCGGTCTGTTCCATTCCCGCAGGCtgttaaaattttacaagACGATGTTGCCTGcgatattataaaaattggtAACTTTGTTTCTAATAAAGAAAGATTTGTTAAGAGAAGACAAAGATTGGTTGGTCCAAATGGTAACACCTTGAAAGCCTTGGAATTGTTAACAAAATGCTACATCTTAGTACAAGGTAATACTGTTAGTTGTATGGGACCCTTTAAAGGTTTAAAAGAGGTTCGTCGTGTTGTTGAAGATtgtatgaaaaatattcatccgatatattatattaagGAATTAATGATTAAAAGGGAATTAGCTAAGAACCCAGAGTTAGCAAACGAAGATTGGTCCAGATTTTTaccaaatttcaaaaaaagaaatgttgCTAGAAAGAAACCAAAGAAGATTAGACATAAAGATGAAACTAAAGTTTACACTCCATTTCCACCTGCTCAGTTACCTAGAAAGATTGATTTGGAGATTGAAAGTGGTGAATATTTCTTAAgcaagaaagaaaaggaaatgaATAAACTGGCCGAACGTAGGGCTgaacaacaagaaaaacaaaaggaaaaagaaattgtaAAAGCTAAGGATTTTGTAGCTCCTGAAGAGGAAAAATATGTGAACAAGTTATTGGATGACGATTCGACTACTAGCAAGAAAAAGAGTCACTCTAAAGATAAAGATTCTAAGagtaataaaagaaaaaaatcagAAGATAACgaaggggaaaaaattaataagaaaaaatctaaaacgTCGAttgcttaa
- the ADF1 gene encoding Adf1p (similar to Saccharomyces cerevisiae YCL058W-A | ADF1 | Antisense of Depressing Factor) — MGINRSNIVKKSGNNKANRCKNITKNQKRRNKIQLEKFNQQHNGNNNELIKDIISSTNISSANQKKKKVLLNGKQLIQDIAKDKKYNKEKLEKKSKANDDLAKQLDLISGFSL, encoded by the coding sequence ATGGGTATTAATAGAAGCAatatagtaaaaaaatctGGCAATAATAAGGCCAACAGGTGCAAAAACATAACTAAGaaccaaaaaagaagaaataaaattcaactggaaaaatttaatcaaCAGCATAATGGCAACAACAATGAACTTATAAAAGATATCATATCATCTACCAATATTTCTAGTGccaatcaaaaaaaaaaaaaggtactGCTGAATGGTAAACAATTAATACAAGATATAGCCAAAGAtaagaaatataataaagaaaaactagaaaaaaaaagtaaagcAAATGATGATTTAGCCAAACAATTAGATTTAATATCAGGATTTTCCTTATAG
- a CDS encoding MICOS complex subunit MIC10 (similar to Saccharomyces cerevisiae YCL057C-A | MIC10 | MItochondrial contact site and Cristae organizing system), translated as MSEQKIEEQVTATPSSAILDNRWDVVLSNTVLKTSIGFAGGVIASVLFFKRRAFPVWIGIGFGLGRGYSEGDAIFRSSAGLRSVKI; from the coding sequence ATGTCCGAACAAAAGATTGAAGAACAAGTTACTGCTACACCATCTTCCGCTATCTTAGACAACAGATGGGATGTTGTTTTATCTAATActgttttgaaaacaaGTATAGGCTTTGCTGGTGGTGTAATTGCatctgttttattttttaaacgtCGTGCCTTCCCAGTATGGATAGGAATTGGCTTTGGTTTAGGTAGAGGTTATTCTGAAGGGGATGCTATTTTCCGTTCATCAGCTGGCTTACGTTCTGTtaagatttaa
- the PEX34 gene encoding Pex34p (similar to Saccharomyces cerevisiae YCL056C | PEX34 | PEroXin), whose protein sequence is MDFIKLLKSTELHVKDDLFNNNGKPTLEDSIINFLEGLTNIFDQIYFLKTIGILKEQSFLYRKVYKSQATLKLWLISLILTLRKNLSKLVNLLRLRFRLTNEFNKYIQKQQDGNLNVLLNEKLAKQLKLITKHIKIFLWDLLETLSYLILVIIDLFNPTFLRPGFKTFFERLTTFISVSRFAYNVLYS, encoded by the coding sequence ATGGATTTTATAAAGCTATTAAAAAGTACTGAACTTCACGTAAAAGATGACTtatttaacaataatggtaaaCCAACTTTGGAAGATTCAATCATAAATTTTCTAGAAGGATTAACGAATATATTTgatcaaatatattttttaaaaaccattggtatattaaaagaacaaagttttttatATCGAAAGGTGTATAAATCTCAAGCAACGTTGAAATTATGgttaatttctttaatattaacTCTTAGGAAAAATTTGTCCAAGCTTGTCAACTTATTGAGACTTCGGTTTAGATTAACCAATGAATTTAACAAGTATATCCAAAAGCAGCAGGATGGTAACTTAAATGTGCTATTGAATGAAAAGTTGGCAAAGCAATTGAAATTGATAACGaaacatataaaaatctttttgtGGGATTTATTGGAGACTCTATCGTATTTGATTTTGGTTATTATAGATTTATTTAACCCAACATTTTTACGTCCAGGATTTAAGactttttttgaaagattGACGACTTTTATAAGTGTTTCAAGGTTTGCATATAATGTATTATATTCCTGA